Proteins co-encoded in one Ciconia boyciana chromosome 14, ASM3463844v1, whole genome shotgun sequence genomic window:
- the PDYN gene encoding proenkephalin-B: protein MGSPELARGRRQALCCLALPRQRRQGEMAWQALVLALCLSLAVAASADCATQCSLCAAQTRSAETSVRPLVCLRECQGSSPPGPEWETCRKALALLAPLVALAEGTDPSPQEVEDEAEPEPELGPGELPPAPAKRYGGFMKKMAKGKLLSLLRENAHSKGGLSKKFGGFGHKPGEWVAPKDYPGLGPVGDGGEEPTGARAEGQELAELHKRYGGFMRRIRPKLKWDNQKRYGGFLRRQFKVTMRSDEDPSAYSGEVSDL from the exons ATGGGCTCCCCGGAGCTGGCACGGGGAAGGCGACAGGCTCTGTGCTGTCTCGCCCTCCCCAGGCAGCGGCGGCAGGGTGAGATGGCGTGGCAGGCGCTGGTCCTCGcgctctgcctctccctggcCGTGGCGGCGTCCGCCGACTGCGCAACCCAGTGCTCCCTCTGCGCGGCCCAGACCCGCAGCGCCGAGACCAGCGTCCGGCCCCTG GTATGCCTGCGGGAGTGCCAGGGCTCCTCGCCACCCGGCCCCGAGTGGGAGACGTGCAGGAAGGCGCTGGCTCTCCTGGCCCCGCTGGTGGCCCTGGCCGAAGGGACAGACCCGTCCCCGCAGGAGGTGGAGGATGAGGcagagccggagccggagctgggtcctggggagctgccaccagcaccagccAAGCGCTACGGGGGCTTCATGAAGAAGATGGCCAAGGGGaagctgctctccctgctgcgTGAGAACGCCCACAGCAAGGGCGGCCTCAGCAAGAAGTTTGGGGGCTTTGGCCACAAGCCGGGGGAGTGGGTGGCCCCCAAGGACTacccagggctggggccagtGGGTGACGGGGGCGAGGAGCCCACGGGTGCCAGGGCtgaggggcaggagctggcagagctgcacaaGCGTTACGGTGGCTTCATGCGCCGGATCCGGCCCAAACTCAAGTGGGACAATCAGAAGCGCTACGGGGGCTTCCTGCGGCGGCAGTTCAAGGTGACCATGCGGTCGGACGAGGACCCCAGCGCCTACTCAGGGGAGGTCTCAGACCTATAG